The Vulcanimicrobium alpinum sequence GCACGTCGCCGTGTCCCGACCTGCGAACACGCATCGAGCGCGTCGGGGTCTACGCCTACCACACGCAGCCGATCATGGGCCGCAACGGCCTCGACGTCATGCTCGGGGTCGCGATGCGCGAACCGCGCCCGCCCGAACCCTTCGAACTGAGCATCGTCGAGGCCGCGGCCGCGATCGTCGAACTGACGCTGCGCCGGTAACGCCGGCACGGCTCGCTACGGATTTGTGACAGCTTGCAGCGAAATTATACAGTGCTGTATATCTCGTACATGCCGTTCGCACATGTGGTAGTCCCCGCCGGCGCCTTGAGCGTCGAGAAGAAACAGAAGATCGTCGAGCTCGTGACCGACGCGATCGTCGCCGCCGAAGAAGCGCCGCCGGCACTGCGTCCGTACGTCACCGTCCTCGTCTCCGAAGCCGCCGAAGGCGGGTGGGGGATCGGCGGACGCGGTTACACCGGTCCCGAACTGCGCGGTCTCGTGCGGGAGGCGGCCGCGAGGGGAACATCGTAGCGGCGCGGCGGGCAATTCTGAGCGCCGCCGACGCGCTCTTCTACGAAGACGGCGTCGCGGCGACGGGTCTGCAGGCCGTCGCCGCTGCGGCCGACGTCACGCGCCGAACGCTCTACTATCACTTCGCCACGAAAGAAGCGCTGGTCGCCGAGTACCTTCGCCGGCGCGACGTCTCCGGCCGCGCGCTCGTCGAAAACGCCGCCGGCATCGAGGCGGTGTTCGACGCGCTGGGCACGTAGTTCCGCACCAAACGCTTTCGCGGGTGCGCGCTGACCAATGCCGTCGGCGAGAATGGTGCGACGATCGTTTTCGCCGGACCGATCACCGCACGGCACAAGCGTGCGTTGCGGGACTGGTTCGTGCGCGCCGCGCACGCCGCAGGGGCACGCGATCCGGACGCGCTCGGCGAGGAACTGATGCTGCTCTTCGACGGTGCGCTGACCTCGGCACGTACCCGCAACGACCCGACCGTCGCAGCGCATGCGCGGCACGCCGCTGCGCTGCTCGTCGCAGCGCATTGCCGCGAGACACTCCCGACGTCTCGCGTGCGCCGTCGAAGGCAGTCGCCCTGGCCCTCAGCTGCCCTCGCTCTCGTCCTGCGCGTTGCACGGATGGTCGAGATCAGTGCTGCGCAGCCACGGAGAGAAGGTCACATTCGCCGTCACCTTGTCGCCGGAACCCGGACCGATCGGCCCCGGGCCGTCCTTCGCTCCCCACCAATTGCAAGTCGCGTCAACTTGAATGGAGCTGAGGTTGTTCACGCCGGCGGTACTGTTGCCGGTGAGGATGTTGCGGTTCGCCACGACCACGCTCGACCCGGTTACCGCAGTCTGGCCGACCTTTACACCGTTCACGTTGCCCTTCAGCGTGTTCCTGGTGATGCGGACGTTCAGGTTTGCTCCATCCCCGAAAGCATTGGCCACGTTCACCGCCGAGCCGGCACCGCTCACGACGTTGCCGCTCACGGTGACGTTCGTGTCGGCTCCGCCGACATAGATCGCGGATGAACTCGGATCGCCGACGACCGTGTTGCCCGAAACAAGCGCTCCGTCCGTCTTGAAGAGTGCGACCAGCGTGCCGTCGCGGGTGCTCGAGTTGCCGGTGACGACGATGTTCTTATTTCCCTCGATGATCGTGATGTCGGCGTTGTAGGCGGCCGCCGTAGCGCCGCCGAACGCATTGTTCGCAAGGGTCACGTCGTGAACGGGACTTGTGTTTGCCTGGAAGCCGTCGCCGCTCGTCGTGCCGTTGACGACGCGATTCTGACGGAAGATCGTCGCGCTCGTATTGAATGACGCGGCCCGGCCGGGGTTGTTAACGATCGTGTTTTGAATCGTCTCGCCGGAGTTGGCGCCCATCATCACGATCGCCGCCGATCCCTGACTGACCGGACCGCCGAGCGTGAACCCGTCGACGGTGACGTTGTCGGCGTTCACCGTGATCGCGGCGCCGGCACCGCCGTTGATCGTCGACTCGGCGCCGCGCGTGCTGCGCGCATCGACCCCGGCCTGCGCGCCCTTCAGCACGAGCGCGTGCGCGATGATCACGTTTTCCGCGTACGTTCCTGCCGCGACGTTGACGGTCGTGCAGGCGGCGACGTTCACCGCGGCCTGGATGGTCGGATAATCGGCAGGAACGTTACAATTCGGTCCTCCGATTGACGACGGGGCACGGTTCGTCGACTGCGTCGGGGGCGAATTTGTCGCCGGCACCGATGAGTCGCCGGTTCTTCCGCCGCACGCCGACAGCCCAAGAACAACGGCAAGCGGAACCACGCGGTACGCTATGCGCATAGCAAAGTCTCCTCGTTCTCATACACTCGCAGAGAGCGAGGAGTCAGTACACCGCACCCGCCCCCGTGCGCGCTTTAACAGGCCGATGAAAAATCGGCCGAGTTGATGTTGGCGTGACGGCGTTTTTCGCGTATTATAAGAGCAAGTCTCCTCATACCTTGGTGAGGTTGCGGCCGATGCGGACTCATGATGAGCAGCGTGCATCCGTTTGGACGACGTTGCAGCCGGAAGACACCGTGCCCGGCGATCATCCGTTGCGCCCGATGCGCGTGATGGTCAACGAAATTCTGCGCGAACTCTCGCCGGAGTTTTCCAAGCTCTACTCCCGACGGGGCCGGCCATCGATCGCGCCGGAGAAGCTGCTGCGAGCCTTGCTGTTGCAAATGTTCTACTCGATCCGCAGCGAGCCGATGCTGCTGGAGCAGTTGCGTTACAATTTGCTCTTTCGTTGGTTCGTGGGCTTGAGCATGGACGACAAGATCTGGGACCCCTCGACGCAGCAAGAACCGCGATCGGTTCTTGAATGGCGAAATCTCCGAGCGGTTCTTCGCCGCTGTGGTCGAGCGGGCGCGTGCCGACGAACTGCTCTCGAACGAGCATTTCACCGTCGATGGGACGCTAATCGAGGCGTGGGCCAGCCACAAGAGCTTTCGGCCCAAGTCGGACGACGAACCGCCGACCTCGAGCGGCGGTCGCAACGAGGGCGTGAACTTTCGTGGCCGGCCGCGCAGCAACGAGACGCACGTCTCGAGTACCGATCCGGACGCGCGGTTGTACCGCAAGAGCAGCGGCGCGCCGGCGATTCTCGGCTATCTCGGACATGCTCTGATGGAGAATCGCAACGGCTTGATCGTCGGCGTGAAGACCACTCGCGCGACCGGGATCGCCGAACGCGAAGCAGCGCTGGAATTGATTCGCGGGGTCAGCGGAAGCAACCGAATCACGCTCGGCGCCGACAAGGCGTACGATACCAAAGACTTTGTCGAGGCGTTGCGAGCGCTCAACGTGACGCCGCACGTTGCTCAAAATACGACCCGTCGCCGCAGCGCGATCGACCGCCGAACCGTCCGCCATCCGGGCTACACGGTGAGTCAACGCAGGCGCAAGTTGATCGAGGAGAGCTTCGGGTGGGGCAAGACGATCGGCCGATTGCGCAAGGTGCATTTCCGCGGGCTTGATCTGGTCGGCGACATTGTGCGCTGGACGGCCGCGGCGTACAACTTGATCAGGATACGCAATCTGAGGGCCGCGACATGATGCGAAGTGATGCTGACCCGAGGGGCGTTTTCGAGATGAACCGCTCGGCAACGGGCTTCGAGAGGTCCGCCGACCTCCCGAAAACCGTGCTGAACGGGCAGTTCGCGAACCACGCGCCGATTTTTTCACGGGGCTGTTAAAGCACGGCGCAGCAAAGACAGCAAGGGACGATGGTCCCGTGCACGCGTGGACGTTTTGCATTCAGAACGCTCTCGCACAGTCACGCATCTCGCACGCCGCGAACGCATGCGTGACGTTGTCGCACAACAACGACTGCGTACACGCTGCGCAGGAATAGTCGCCGTACACCGGCGCGGCGTGCGAATCTTAACTCCAGCGGCGACCTGGATCGCGTGCGCGAAGATCAACCGTCGGTGCGCAATATCTCCGGAGCCGCCCGAACTCAAGCGTGCACTATCAGCGTTTTGCGCCCGTACCAAACGGCGTAAAAAGAGAAAGCCCGTAGTTACGGGCTTACTTGCTGGAGCCGACGGCCGGACTCGAACCGGCGACCTGCTGATTACGAATCAGCTGCTCTACCAACTGAGCTACGTCGGCAAATCCTCGCGCGGAGGACGCGAGCGACGTCCGTTCGCGAGCCCGCCAACGGACCCTCCTACGAACGGCTGCGCCGACATCTCGTGCAGGCGAGTACGAGCGGGCGTGAGGCCGGCGCCCTAGGCTCGCACCGCGCCGACCGTGAAGCCCCTACGGTGGCAGCGCGCGGCCGTCGAAGGCGCCGATGCGTTCGCGCACGAATCCATCGCGCACGACGGAATAGATCGAACGGCCGCGCGCGAGTTCCGCTGCGATGTAGGCCGCGATCTCACCGGACCGTTGCGCGCGTCCGCCGGGCGGGCTCGTCTCGACGCTGACGTCCGGCGGCGGATCGCGCCAGCGGTCCGCCCATGCGTCGTGCAGGTCGTGAAGAGACCGCTCGTCGACGTTCATCATGCCGGCACCGGCGCGAAGTAGGTCGCCCGGCTGACCGCGACATCGCTCACCCACACGACACCGCTCTCGCGTTCGAGCATCGGAACGAGGCCGGCGAGCACGGCTTCGACGCGCTCGGCGTCGATCACCGTCACGATCATCGTGTGACCGGCAAGATCGTTGAACAGCACTTTACCCTCGTGAAAGCCATGGTGACCTCGGCCGGAAACGGGCGCGATCTGCGTGTAACCGCTGGCGCGGCTATCCAGCAGATCGCGAACCGCCGGTACAACGTCGGACGGGACGACGATCTCGACTTTTTTCATCGGAGTCAGGCCGGCAGCGCGCATGCGTCCTCCTTGGCCGGGATGAGTTCCCACCTGCCCGCTCCGGCGTATCGGCGGAAGCGGCCGTCGTCGGGGTCGACGGCGATCAAGCGCACCCAGCGGTTGTCGAAGAGCCGTTGCAGCACACGTTGACGGGCAACGATCGCGTCGATGCGCGCGACGGGCGCGGCGACGACGGCGAGCAGGCGAAGCGGTTCGTGATAGGGGCGGTCGCCGACGGCGACTGCTTGCAGCGGCAGGCCGGAACGCAGATCGCCGCCGTTGCCGAGCACGACGCCGAGTTCGCCGACGGGCTGCTGCAGCATCTTGTCGCCGCTGCCCCAGCGCACCGGATCGACGCTTGCGAAGAAGTACTGCAGGTTGATCCACTGCGCGACGACGAGCGGCGCGGTGAGGATCTGCTCGAGCGCGACGCCGTCGGGATCCGCCAACGGATCGTACGAGTGGAGGAAGCAGCGGCCGTCGAGATCGGCGTCACGCGTCAGTTCGCGTGGTCCGCAGACGAACGCCGCGTTGCGGGCGAGTCCCCATTCCGGCCTGACCTGCGCCCAATCGCCGGCGCGCTCGAGCGGATCGTCGGCGCCGAACGGCGAGCGCGGGAGCGTCGCCCGGCGACGCGTACGCGCGGCGGCTCCGGCGCGCTCGACATCCGCGATCGCCCGCACGAGCGCCGCGTGAAGCGCGGGATGCACATCCTCGACGACGACGTGCAGCCGGTCGCGCGTCGTGTCGTGCTCGGCGCCGATGAAGACCGTTTCGCCTGGAATCGCGATGCCGCGAGCCTGCAGTGCGAGTCGTACCGCCTCGCGATTGAGGATCGCTGCGGCGACGCGCGCGTTGACGAGCCCGCGGTTGCCGCCGCATGCACCGCAATCGAGCGCCGCCGCGAACGCGTTGTTCACCGTTCCGCCGCCATGACCGCACAGGAAGACCAACGGCGCAAAGCTGCGAGTCAATCCCATCATACGCAACGCCGTCTCGGCGTAGAGCACCTGCTCTTCGTGGGGCAGACCGAGTTCGCCGTCCCGGTCGACGGTGAGCGGCGCGGACGTCACCGCGGCACCTGATCGCTCGGGAACGAGCGTGCGCAGCAGAGCGCGCAGCGCGGCGAACGGCCCCAGCATCTCGACGGCCGCAAACGCCGCGAAACCGTCCGCCGCGACGCTGCGGACCGCCGCTCCCATTGCGCGCGAAAGCGCGCGCGTTCGTCGCAGACGTCGCGCTTGGGGAGGCTGCGGACGTTCGATCACCGTGCGAACGGGCTTCACCAGCACGGGGGCCTGCACGGCATCGCAGACGTCTCCGAACGCACGAAAGCGAATCGGCACGCCGTAGAATCCGGCGAAACCGAAGGTTGTGTAGCGTCCCCGGCCCGTCTGCTCGATCGCGCGCCGGAACGGTTCGGAACGCGCGTCGATGCAGAACGCAAACTGCGCGTCGGGAACCGAGGCATCGGCACGACGCGCGGTGGACAGCGATGCGAGCAGCGTTTTTTCGAAGATGCGCTCGCGCGCTTCCAGCCTCACGAGCGCTTGCGCCGTCGCGTCGAAACCGCGCACGATCCTCAGCGCGGCCGCCGCATCGTCCGGATGCAGCGCGTGCAGCTCGGACGCGTCAACGGCAAGCGCCGCGACCAGCCCGGAGAGCAGCTGCTCGTCGTCCGCGCATTCGCCTCCCGTGCCGGTACGCACGAGAACCGCGTCGCGGACGGCGCTGTAGCGCGGTACCACGCCGTGCCGGTCGGCGCAGCGTTCGATCTCGCAGCGTTCATACCACACGCGGATCGCCAGCAATGCGACAAGATCGACGTTCCGCTCGCGACCGTCCGCGACGCGTTTGACCATCCCGGCCCATCCGGGCTGCTGCGCCAGATGACGCGCCAAGTATGCCGCCCACAGCCGCTCGGGCACACCCAGCGCTTGCAGAGAGACGACGAGCAGATCGTCTGCGCGTTCGGGGAGCGCCCTGCGCGCGTGGGCGCCGCGACGCTCGTAGCGCGAGAGCGCTAGCCATGCGGAATAGAACCCGCGTTCGCGATACGGCATTCCCCACGGCGCTGCGCCGTCGGCCAAATATGCGGCGAGCCAGCGCGCGACGCGTTCGCCGACGAACATCGGAACGTCACCCCACCCGAGCGTGCGCGCCCAATCGCCCAGCGTCTCGCTCCACGTGAACGCCGCGACGCGTTCGCGTGCGAGCGCCGGCGGCGTCGCGAGACGACCGTCGAGCAGCGCGCGCCGTATCGCCGTCGCGTCGATCGTCCGCGAGCCGATGCGAATCTGCGCGTCGCCGTGGTCGCGGGCATGCTCCGCGAGCGCCGCATCGAGCGCTTCGTCGTCCGCCGCATCATCCGCCGTAGGGAGCACCGGCGCCCGAAAGAGCACCGCGGCATGCGACAGCGCATCCTCGAAACGCCGGTTTTCGAATCCGGCGAGCGGATTGACCGCGACGAACGACGACAAGGGCCATGCCGGTGCGACGGTGCGCCCCGCGGCCGCCGCCGCCTCGCGCACCGCGATCCGCTCGGCTTCACGCACGTTCATCGCGCGCCGCCCGCGATCGCGCGACCTTCGGTGAGCGCGAACACGTAGAGCCGGTCGCGCAAGGGACGCGCGAGCGCCGTGCGTACGCCGCTCGCACGCAGCAGTCCGCTCGCGACGGCCAGCGCTGCGACCAGCGGCGGCAGCACCGGAACGTCGACGTGCGGCAAGGCCGCGCCGAGCCATCGGTCGAGCGCCGTTGCGGCGAGCAGATACGCGCCGACGCCGCCGGCGACCGCGGCTGCGCCGGCGATTCGCGCGGGCAGGTCGAGCACGGTGTCGGCCATCGCACGCGCCGCGACGACGCCGGTCATCCATGCGAGCGCCGCGACGGCGCTGTGCGCGGGGAGCCGCAGCAGCTCCTCGTGCGCCGCGGCGAACGCAAACCCGACGCCTGCCGACGGCACCGCGAGCGCGAAGAACGCCGTCGCGACGGGAGCGCGACGTGCGCGGCGCAGACCGCGTTCGCGGGCGCGCCGCGATTCGACGACCGTTCCCGCGACGCCGAGGAACCGCGACGCTTTGTATCCGCCGTGCGCTGCGAGGTGCACCAGCGCGGCGGCAAAGGCGCCGCAGCCGCACTGCAGCGTCATCCAACCCATCTGCGCAACGGTCGACCAGCCGAGGCGGCGCTTCGCTTCCGGCCGCACCGCGCTCATCCACGCACCGTAGAGCGCGGTCAGGCCGCCGAGTACGCCGACGGCGACGAGCACGCCGGGGGCGGCAGCGACGAGCGGCGCGCACTTTGCGAACAGCACGCCCGCTCCGTTGACGAGTCCCGCGTGCATGAACGCGGAGACGGGCGTCGGCGCTTCCATCGAATTCGGCAGCCACGCATGCAGCGGCAGAAGCACCGAGCGAGCCGCGCCCGCAGCGACGATCGCGCAGGCGATGACGACCGCGGGCGTGCCCGGCGCGATCGCCGTGCCGATCGCGTGCAGATCGAACGTCCCGTACGTGCGCCCGACGACGACGAGGAGGACGATCCATGCCAGATCCCCGATCGCTTCGACGCGCGCGTGACGAAACGCCCACTGTCGCGCGGCGGCACCGGGCGCCACGGCAAGCAGCGCGCTCGTCGCGATGCCGGTGCCGATCCAGGCGAAGGCCAGCCAACGCAGATCCGACGCGACCGCGACGCCGAGCGCGCCGGCTGCCGCGAACAGCAGGGTCGCGAAAAAACGCCGGTACGGTGTCGTTCCGCCGTGGATCGCGCGGGTCGCGAATGCGGCGACGAGCGCGGCCAGCACGACGGCCGCGCCGCCGGCAAAGACCGCGATCCGGTCGCCGCCGAGCGCTGCCGCGATCGCCAGCGCCGACGCAGATCCGGCGAGGGCCAGCAGCGTCACGCGCGCGACCAAGGCGTCGCGCCGAATCGGCCCCAGCAGCACGAGGGCCGCCAAGGCGGGGGCGGCGGGGACGAGCGCGAAGGCCGCCGTTATCACGGAACAGCATTACATGAAATCATATTCGTGAAAAATATAACGGTGAACTCTCCTTCAGTCAAGCCCGGCAGCCGCCACGCGTGGACGTTCTTCAGCAACCACGGTCACGTGCTGGTCGCGATCGCCAAGGACCCGGCCGCGCGGGTGCGCGACCTCGCCGATGCGGTCGGCATCACCGAGCGCGCCGTGCTGCAAATCCTGGTCGACCTCGAGACCGCCGGCGTGATCGAGCGCCGGCGCGAGGGGCGCCGCACCAACTACGCGGTGAGCATGGACGTGCCGTTGCGGCATCCCCTCGAGCAGCATCGCACAGTGGGCGACATCGTCGGACTCGTTCGCGAGGACGCGCCGGGGCGTTAGACGGCCTAGGCAAAAACCAAGACGTCGTCCGCCGGCGGATCGGCGTACGCGTGCTCGACCGTAGCCGCACGCCGCTCGAGGACGCGGCGCTGATTCACCGAGCCTTTGTCGGTGAGTTCGCCGTCGGCCGGAGAGAGCGGCTCGGCGACCGTGACGGCGCGGCCGACGCAGCACGACGATCCGCCGGCCGACGCGTTGTACGCCTCCAGCGCGCGCGCGATCGCGTCGTGCCGCGGCGCGCGCGCGAACAGGAGCGCGGCGATCGCGTCGCGATTCTCGCCCGCGACGACGACGTCGTCCACGAGTCCCGCGAGCGCGCCGAGCAGCGCGATGCGCACCGCGCCCGCGTCGACCCACGTCCCCGTCGTCAACTTGAAATTCTCCGCGAGCCTTCCGTCGAAGAGCAGGCCCAGCGCAGGATCGTCGTCGGCCGCGAAGCGCACCGCGTCGCCGGTGCGATAGAAGCCTTCTTCGTCGAACGCTGCCGCGGTCAGATCGTCGCGGCGCCAATAGCCCGGCGTGACCAGCGGGCCGCGCACGCGCACTTCGCGCTTGTGCTCGAACGGGACGAACAGCAGCTCCGTCCCCGGGCCCGGCAAGCCGATGTCGGCAGGATCGCGTAGCGGGTAGTGCACGGCCGTCGCCATCGGTGACGTCTCCGTAAGACCCCAGGCGCCGGTGACCGCGACCTCGGCGCCGCCGTACCGGCGCGCCAGCGAACGCAGCGCCTCCCAGGTCGTGCGCGGCAGCCCTGCGGCCGCGTTTCCGATCAGCCGCAGCCGGGAGAAAAAGCGCCGTGCGAACGCGTCGTCGCGCTCGAGCGCGGCGACCAGGAGCGCGTGCCCGCGCGGGACGTTGAAGTACACGGTCGGCGGGACGTCGCGCAACGTCTCGACCGAGCGATCGAAGTGCGCCGGCAGCGGCCGCCCGCGATCGATGTAGAGCGCGCCGCCGTGCTGCAACGCCATGTTGAAGTTGTGGTTGCCGCCGAAGGTGTGATGCCACGGCAGCCAATCGACGAGCACGAGTTCATGATCGCCGAGCAGCGGCCACAGCTGCGCGAGACTCTGCTGGTTCGAACAGAGCATCCGGTGCGTGTTGATCACGCCTTTCGGCTCGCCGGTCGATCCCGACGTGAACAGAATCTTCGCGACGTCGTCCGGGCCGACGCGCGCTTCCGCGGCATCCAGCGCCGGATCGACCTCGCCGCGCAGCAGTTCACCGAGCACGAGCGCATCGCCGCGGGGCGAAGATCCGCGGTCGATCATCACCGCGATGTCGTCCCCCACGAGCGCGAGCGCATTCGCATACGCATCGCCGTCGGCGGCGAACACGAGCCGCGGCTGCAGCACGCCGAGGATGAACTGCAATCGCCGCAGATCACCGAACTGCGTCGAGTACGCCGGCGAAATCGGCGCCACGGGGATGCCCGCATCGAGCGCGGAGAGTGAAACGATCGCGTGCGCGATCGAATTCTCCGAGAGGATCGCGATCGGCGTTTCGCGCCCCAACCCCATCCGCAGCAGCGCCGACGCGAGGCGCCGCACCGCGTCGAGCATCGCGCCGTAGGTTATCGTGCGCCATTGGTCCCCATCGCGCTCGCCCAAGAAGACGCGCTCGCCGCGCTCCGCCGCCCCGCGGCGAAGCAGCGCCCCGACGTTGGGCGCATAGGGTTCGAGCGGCTGGACGTTCCACAGCCGCTCCGATCCGTCCGGCCGGCGTTCGCGGCGCACGTCGACCGGCGCGAAGAGCCGGGGCGCCCGGCGCTCTGAGGCATTCATGCGAACGCTCGGATTCGCCGCCGCCCGGCGCGATGCCGGTGCGCCTCTACGTGCCGAAAAGCGAGTCCGCGACCGCCGTGTTCACCGTGTAGTCGCCGTAGTTGAACACGGCGTGGACGTGATATCCGCTCGTCGCGAGATCGACCTGCGTGCGCTTGGGGAGCTCGTACGCGCCCACCGTTTGCTCGTCGATCGTCATCGCGATCGCAACGCCGTCACGCGTGTACCACGTCCCTTGCAGCGGCGCTCGCGGGTCGGCGGGGACGTCGAGCGCGAGGCGCGCGATGTCGCCGGCATGTTTCGGCGTCCCCTCGATGTGCGTCGTCCCGGGGCCGCCGCCGGCGACGCGCAAGTTGTAGCGTTCGGTCCACGTCAGCGGCGTGCCGATCTCGCCGAAGAGCCGGCGGTACTGTTCGGGGACGCTGCGGATCTCGAGCGCCAAGCGCCCCGGCCGCTTGAAATACTGCATCCCGTTCAAGCCGAAGCGCAGGCCGATCAGTTTGCGCAGGCGGACGTCGAGGTGCACCGGGACGGCGTAGGACGCGATCGGCGCATCGCACGCAACGTACCGGGAGAGCACGTCGCGGGCACTCGGCGGCTCAGC is a genomic window containing:
- a CDS encoding tautomerase family protein translates to MLYISYMPFAHVVVPAGALSVEKKQKIVELVTDAIVAAEEAPPALRPYVTVLVSEAAEGGWGIGGRGYTGPELRGLVREAAARGTS
- a CDS encoding helix-turn-helix domain-containing protein; amino-acid sequence: MGDRRTRLHRSRTARSRAGGGREGNIVAARRAILSAADALFYEDGVAATGLQAVAAAADVTRRTLYYHFATKEALVAEYLRRRDVSGRALVENAAGIEAVFDALGT
- a CDS encoding P-II family nitrogen regulator, which produces MRAAGLTPMKKVEIVVPSDVVPAVRDLLDSRASGYTQIAPVSGRGHHGFHEGKVLFNDLAGHTMIVTVIDAERVEAVLAGLVPMLERESGVVWVSDVAVSRATYFAPVPA
- a CDS encoding DUF2309 domain-containing protein; amino-acid sequence: MNVREAERIAVREAAAAAGRTVAPAWPLSSFVAVNPLAGFENRRFEDALSHAAVLFRAPVLPTADDAADDEALDAALAEHARDHGDAQIRIGSRTIDATAIRRALLDGRLATPPALARERVAAFTWSETLGDWARTLGWGDVPMFVGERVARWLAAYLADGAAPWGMPYRERGFYSAWLALSRYERRGAHARRALPERADDLLVVSLQALGVPERLWAAYLARHLAQQPGWAGMVKRVADGRERNVDLVALLAIRVWYERCEIERCADRHGVVPRYSAVRDAVLVRTGTGGECADDEQLLSGLVAALAVDASELHALHPDDAAAALRIVRGFDATAQALVRLEARERIFEKTLLASLSTARRADASVPDAQFAFCIDARSEPFRRAIEQTGRGRYTTFGFAGFYGVPIRFRAFGDVCDAVQAPVLVKPVRTVIERPQPPQARRLRRTRALSRAMGAAVRSVAADGFAAFAAVEMLGPFAALRALLRTLVPERSGAAVTSAPLTVDRDGELGLPHEEQVLYAETALRMMGLTRSFAPLVFLCGHGGGTVNNAFAAALDCGACGGNRGLVNARVAAAILNREAVRLALQARGIAIPGETVFIGAEHDTTRDRLHVVVEDVHPALHAALVRAIADVERAGAAARTRRRATLPRSPFGADDPLERAGDWAQVRPEWGLARNAAFVCGPRELTRDADLDGRCFLHSYDPLADPDGVALEQILTAPLVVAQWINLQYFFASVDPVRWGSGDKMLQQPVGELGVVLGNGGDLRSGLPLQAVAVGDRPYHEPLRLLAVVAAPVARIDAIVARQRVLQRLFDNRWVRLIAVDPDDGRFRRYAGAGRWELIPAKEDACALPA
- a CDS encoding proton-conducting transporter membrane subunit; translation: MITAAFALVPAAPALAALVLLGPIRRDALVARVTLLALAGSASALAIAAALGGDRIAVFAGGAAVVLAALVAAFATRAIHGGTTPYRRFFATLLFAAAGALGVAVASDLRWLAFAWIGTGIATSALLAVAPGAAARQWAFRHARVEAIGDLAWIVLLVVVGRTYGTFDLHAIGTAIAPGTPAVVIACAIVAAGAARSVLLPLHAWLPNSMEAPTPVSAFMHAGLVNGAGVLFAKCAPLVAAAPGVLVAVGVLGGLTALYGAWMSAVRPEAKRRLGWSTVAQMGWMTLQCGCGAFAAALVHLAAHGGYKASRFLGVAGTVVESRRARERGLRRARRAPVATAFFALAVPSAGVGFAFAAAHEELLRLPAHSAVAALAWMTGVVAARAMADTVLDLPARIAGAAAVAGGVGAYLLAATALDRWLGAALPHVDVPVLPPLVAALAVASGLLRASGVRTALARPLRDRLYVFALTEGRAIAGGAR
- a CDS encoding winged helix-turn-helix domain-containing protein, coding for MNSPSVKPGSRHAWTFFSNHGHVLVAIAKDPAARVRDLADAVGITERAVLQILVDLETAGVIERRREGRRTNYAVSMDVPLRHPLEQHRTVGDIVGLVREDAPGR
- a CDS encoding feruloyl-CoA synthase codes for the protein MNASERRAPRLFAPVDVRRERRPDGSERLWNVQPLEPYAPNVGALLRRGAAERGERVFLGERDGDQWRTITYGAMLDAVRRLASALLRMGLGRETPIAILSENSIAHAIVSLSALDAGIPVAPISPAYSTQFGDLRRLQFILGVLQPRLVFAADGDAYANALALVGDDIAVMIDRGSSPRGDALVLGELLRGEVDPALDAAEARVGPDDVAKILFTSGSTGEPKGVINTHRMLCSNQQSLAQLWPLLGDHELVLVDWLPWHHTFGGNHNFNMALQHGGALYIDRGRPLPAHFDRSVETLRDVPPTVYFNVPRGHALLVAALERDDAFARRFFSRLRLIGNAAAGLPRTTWEALRSLARRYGGAEVAVTGAWGLTETSPMATAVHYPLRDPADIGLPGPGTELLFVPFEHKREVRVRGPLVTPGYWRRDDLTAAAFDEEGFYRTGDAVRFAADDDPALGLLFDGRLAENFKLTTGTWVDAGAVRIALLGALAGLVDDVVVAGENRDAIAALLFARAPRHDAIARALEAYNASAGGSSCCVGRAVTVAEPLSPADGELTDKGSVNQRRVLERRAATVEHAYADPPADDVLVFA